CGGAGTCGAGCCACCTGTCGCCCATCGCATACTTCTTCGACTTGTCTATGTACACCCTGCCCCGCAAGCCCGTCCTCTCGGCGGCAAGGGCAGACTCCACCGACTTCTTCGCAGTCGCGAAAGAATCGCCGTCGAGCCGCGCAACACGCAAAACGCCGAATACCTTGTGCGAGTCGGGATTGGCGTAGTTTCGGAAGAGCGGGTTCGGACACGAACGCGCAAGAGAGTCGGAGGCAATGAAAGTCGCGGCAAGCTCGGAATCGACCGACGCGCCGTCGAAGGGCGATTTTTTCGGAGAAGTCGGCGCAACAGAATGCGGCATCATGCACATCACAATGAAATCGACGTCGTGCGAAAGAAACGCATAAAGCCTGCGCGGATACTTCGCCGACCGCCCGATAACCGTAGCCGATACCGCACCGCGCGCAACGAGGGCGTCAATGACGGGGTCGGCAACACTCCGCTCGTAAACCGAGCGCGAAATAACGGCAGACTTCCCCGCGGAAACGGGAATGATGTTTTCGGAGGGAATCGAACGAGCGCGGGAATAGAATTCGGCAAGACGGAGGGAGTCGGTGGAGTCGGAGTTCGCAATAATGAAGATACGGGAAACATCAACCGCCGCATACGCGAAAGAGGAAATGAGCATTACGAAACCTGTAATAAGAAAACGCATGTAAAAAATAAAAGCCGCCGCAACGGAATAATCAAACGAAAACAAGCATCTCAAATAAAACTAAAAAGCGGAGAAATAAATATTGACTGAACCCCAATGACGTGACAGATTGGCAGACTTACATAAAAAGGAGAGGTGACGGAGTGGTCGAACGTGCTCGATTGGAAATCGAGTGTGCGCCAAAAGTGTACCGGGGGTTCGAATCCCCCCCTCTCCGCGTTTTAAATTTCACACGAACCCGTGTGAAATTTTTGGGTCAACACCAAAGAGAGTGGATTTTAATGAAAGACGCCGCATAGAACCAAGACCCTCAATCTGTAATTTTGGAAGTTTTTATAACCGTAAGCCATTCGTTGTATTAGTTTCATTTTCCTGTGGAAGCCTTCCGTTATCCCGTTATTTTTCGTAAATCTCCACATGCGGATTATCGGCGCAAACCAGTCGCTTATGGTTTCTGCTATCCTCTCAAACTCTTGTGTCGCTTCGTATTTCATCTGTTTCATCATTGTTTTCAGTTCTCTTATATTTCTCTTACATTCCTTTGCCGTTTGATGTTTCCTGTTCAGCAGCTCGCACAATCTTTCCTTAAACTCGTAAGCCAGCTTTATCGCGGGATTGTTCACAAAAAACTTTTCCAATCGCTCTCGCTCTTCGGCTTTCAACCTATCTCCACGTTTTCGCAATGGGTAGGTCAGTTTCCTGTTCCATTTTACCTCTTCTTGGGCTTGTTTGCAATTCAAGCGAAGCGCGAATGAGATTTTGCCGCAGGCAAGAGACCCGAAGGGCGAGACGGTTTGCGCATGCAAACGCGAGTCAAAACTCCATAAAATGGTACAATACCAATCTTATTACGTGGAACCTGTCCGCCACTATTTTTGCTTTCGGAAAACACCGCCTTACTATGCTTCGGTAGCTGCTGCTTAAATCCATACACACTACTTTTACTTTATCCCGACCTTTGTAGCTCATTAACTTACTTTCCACCAAGTTGCGAGATTTCCCCTCTATCACATCGTATACCCTATGATGCGTTAAATCCGCTATCGTTGTCGCAAACTTGTACACATAACATAAAAGCTTTCACTTCTGGCTTAACACACCGTTGTAATCACCGTTTACCGCAAATCGAATTAGATGTCGTAAAAAACTACACAGCAGAACATCGTCCACTCTCGCGTTCAAAGCCATACTCCAAAATTCCGCGTGGTTCGAAGAAGCATTTTGCCTCGGCTTTTGTGAATTTATTGGCTGCCAAGCTGACAGTTTTTTTCAAAAATCGAAAAATCTTACCGACTCGGATTTTGTTTAAAAACACCACTCTTTTCCCGCCGAAAGCTTGCCATCTCACACTGTCGTTTATGTAATCGCCAATAAAAAACGAAACCCCGCCAGTTTTGGCAGGGTTTTTGCGGTTCACTTTTCCACTTTGAATCCGAGGAGATTCAGATTTAAAGGTTCGAATTTCGGGTGCGGATTTTTCAGTTCAAAGCGTACTTTGTGTTTGCCGTCGAATTCCGTTGTCCATCTGAACAGCTCATGATTCCGAGGGTATTTGAACTCGTCGAAATAAAAATTGGCTGTGCGAACTTTTTTACCGTCCACCCAGCATTCAACGGACGCGCATATTCCGTCTATTTCGCGATGGGGAGACTTTTTGCCAAGTCCGTCGATGGTGCATGAGACAACCAGCCCGTCTATTTCGGATTCCACGACTGTATTTTTCGCGTTCAAAACGGGAAGTTTTACGTTCGATTTCTTTGTCAATTTCGGCTCGTATTCGAACGGAATCGGCTCGGGCATTTTTAATTCGACGGAAATATTACCGTCGTTGGAAACTTTTGCACCGTGATTTTTCAGCGTTTGAATCGCATGCGAAAAACCTACGGCATATACCTTTTCGCAGGTGTACGTCGTTCCGGTAAAAAATACTGTCGATTCGTGCTGTCGCAATGGGGCAAGCCATTTCTCTGGGATTTTTGAATAACCCTGTATTGCGCCGAGTATACCGCAGGCATTTGACGGATTGCAGTCGGAGTCGAGCCCGCAACGCGTGGATATGTCGGCAGTTTTCCCGAAATCGCCGTCTCCGTAAAGCAGCCCGATTATTATGTACGCCAAATTATACGGCGCGTATATATGTTGATTGCCCAAGTAACTGCGTATCTCCGAAGTGCAGAATTTGTCGGTGAACATCTGCCATGCGGACTTCCAATCGTTCGGATTTTTTGCGTGATAATCGGAAATCGAGGAAACTATCTTGTATGTAAAGCTTTTTTTCGGAAGAATTTTCATGGATTCAACCACAACGTCGCGGGGATTGTCGAAAACGAACGCCAGCGAATACATTGTCGCCACATACGCTCCACAGTAAAAGCCTTCGCCACCGTTGATTGCGCGCCCTACAGTGTCGGCATATTTCAGCGCGGCTTGCGGCAGCGCGGGCGACATCAGCCCCGCGAAGTCCGATTCGATTTGAAAATCGATATCATTCGAGTTTATATTTGTTTTCCACGACACGGGAGCGTCAGGATCCATTCCGTCTAAATATTCCACTCGCGCCTGTCTGTTTGCACACCACAACGGGTACTTGGATTCCGCTATTGCCTTTTTGAATTCACGGCGCGGAGCGTCAAGCCCGAATCGCTCTAATATGTCCATGAAAGTTATATCCAAATAGAGATCGTCGTAAAGACCGCCGAAATCGCCTTTCAAATTCGTAGCCTTTATAATGTTGTTTTCTTTCCACGGAATTTCATGGTCATCGGGAATTCGCTTGAATTTGAATTTAAACTCTGTCGGCCCGCCGTAGGAACAGCCTATCATCTGCCCTGCCCATCCGCCTTTGATTTTGTCGTACAATTGTGTCTTGCTGAACTTTGCCTGCTTGGGGAGTTCGGCCACACAAACGGATGCGGCTAAACACGCACCCACAACCATATATAGTATTTTCATATATTTATTTCTCCTGTTTTTTTGTTATTTGAATATCCTTCTTTATAGAAGGAAAACCGGTGCATAAAATCGGGGATAAGTCGACACTACCGCTATCCGCGCGGTGAAATTCACCAAGTGTGGTTGAAGTCCGTGCGGGGTTTTACGGCGATTCCCTGCTTTTGCAGAATTTTGACGACCTTGTTTTGGAGGATTGTCGGCGTGCCGCGTTTTGGCGCGTGTCGCGACTCCTCATTCACCCATATCTCCTTTCCCGACTTAATATTGTTATATGCCGCATAACAAGACGTAGGTTCGCACACGGGGTCGGCGTAGTTCACCATGAAAAATACCCTGCCCCTGATTTTTGCGGCAAAGTTTACTGCGTCGATATACCGCGCAGCCTCGACCGCTTTTCTGTTATAATTTCCGTCCTCGCCGACACGCGTAAAATGCGGCCAGCCCGTCGTTCTGCCCACCGCCGCGCCGCCGTGATCGCAAAGCGCGGGATACATCGCCAAGACGTAATTTACGCGCGAATCCAATCCGCCCGCCACAAGAGCCTGTCCGCCGCCCTGACTGCCGCCCGAAACCGCCAGATTTTTGCCGTCCCACTGCGGCTGCGAAGTAAGCACGTCCATTGCGCGCATTATCCGCATGTAAAGAGTTCGAAAGAAAATGGTGTCGCGGTTTTCACAGTTTTTCAGCCAGTAGTCTTTCAGTTCACCGATTGAAAGGGCCTTGTAGTAGGATTGCGGCTTGCCGTTAGGAAGTCCGTGGGCGTTCATATCCATGGCGAGAAATCCGTTTTTTGCCCACATTTCCACTGTTCCCTTGCTGCTCGAAGCAACACCCGCGCCATGAAGGGTTAAAAGCGCCGGAAGCGATTTTTCCAGAGCATGCTTCGGGAATGCAATGTATGCCGACATTTTGCCGTTAAACGAATCCGCCTGCACGTCGTAGACTTCAATGTCGGGCACGAGAGTTGCGACTTTCGTCATCTTCACATTCAGGGGAATTTTCGAGAGAATTTTCCTTTGTCGCACCCAATATTTGTCGAAATCCTTTGGCGCAGGCAGGGACGGCTTTATTTCGGAAACATCGAATCCCGCGCCCGCCAACAATTTAACCTTGTCTATTCCTCCGTTTTCGTTCGGGAGAAAAACGCGAATGTCGCACTTTAAAAATCCAGCCTCACACAATGTCTCCGACACCGCAAATTCGCCGTCTTTTGTTTCTCCGACAAAGTTTTTGCCAATCGGAACGGAGTCTTTTGTAATCGAACCGTCGAGTTTTATTCCGTTTGCCGGCTTGCCGCCTTTGCTTGCCGTTAGGACAAATCGGGCGATGTCCCCCGATTTGTATAGAGAACCGTTGCGGTCGGCCTTCAACCTCAGCGAGTATCCGTTATATTCGACGGTCTCCGCGCAGACTTCGACAAACGAAAAGACAAAAACTGACAAACAGGCCGAAACGGCAAGTTTTAAAATCGAATTTGCTGTTTTCATAATTTTTCGAAAATAAATTGTACGATACGGGCTTAAATTTTATCTCATATCCGTAATTGTTCCGTCGGGTCTGAATATCAAATATTCGCGCGGCTTGACTTCCCTGCCCTTGTAGGAATAGGGTTTCTCGGAATAATTGCATACGATTTCCGTTCCGCCCGAACGCTTTGTGTACACTACTTTCGGCGCGAGTTCGCGGCGGTCATCCAAAAATTCAAGCTGCAACTGCGCGATTTTATCGAACTTGTCGCAAATCCGCTTTATGCTTTTTGCAAACGCCTTCGCGCTCTCCAAACGTTTTTCGGGGGGCGTCTGGCTAAGCCTCGGAGCGTATTCGCAACGCGGGCGTCCGCCGAATTCGAAGAACCCGAGTTCCGTCTCCCATTTTCCTCCGGGGTATCCGGGGAAGGAGCATCGATTCCACGGCGTGCTTAAAACAATTCCATTGTAGACTATTTGCCAGAACGGAATTCTTTCGTCAACCAAGCCGCTACTCCATGCAAACCAATGTTCGACATAAACCCAAAGACAGGCATCGAGCGTTTCGAACGCATAGTCAATGCCGCCCTCCGAATACGAACCGCCGAAGTATTTGTTCGAATCTCCGAATATTTTTCTTGCGTACTTTGCGCCGGCCGAGGGCGTCATGGGGTGGCGTTTGTCGAAGCACTGATACGGATAAATTGACGAAACCACGTCGATGTAATGCAAGCCGCGAAATCCGATATCGGAAATCGCCTTGAAATGTTCCTCCGAGAAAAGCTTGTACCACCGTTTCAGACAGAGGTCGTACATTCTTCCGCCGTGGCCAATCGTGTGCCACTTGAAATTGCCGATCCTGTCCTTTGCGACAAATTCCGAATTCCAGCAGTCGGCAATGGAATAACCGTCCGTAGCATTTGCGTGGCATGTCATTTGATAGCCCATGGACTGCCCCTTTTTTATTAATTCGCGAAGTTTTGCCTCTCCCCCGATTTTCTCTTCAATGGGAAGTATCTGCGGATAACGTCCGTCGTGCCCGCCCTTGTTCCAGCCGACAAGACAGATTTCGGCCTTTTTCACGCCCGCGTTTTTCAGCTCGTCCAATATCAGAGCTACATCATCCAGAGAATTGTAGACAACCACGGGCGGTTCGTTTTCGGGAATTTGCTCCTCGATTCTCGGTCGCGACCGTTTTATACCGAGCAAAATGCGAATTTCGGGAGCTTCGACGGCATATGCAAGTTCGGGGCGTTTTTTCATTTTTTCGGCTATGGGTTTAAGCCCGTCTTTATTGATTCTCAACGACCTGTAATACTTTGCCATTTCGACATACCCCGCGGTTTCGGGGAACTTCACGAAGTCAATCTTAACGTCTTCGTAGGGCGGATTTTTGTCGAAGTCGAAACGTACATAGTTCATGTAGCTGTCGCCGATTTTTTCGACTTTATACAAATACGCGAACCGCATTCCCCTTATGTGGGTGAGAAATGCTCCCGACGGTGTCTTCGAGCCGTGAATGGGCATGAGATTTACATCGTGCGAAATGCCCGTTGTTTTTCCCTTTCTGGGGATGAATTTCGTAAGTTCGCCGAAAGAGGAAATAAAGAAGCCGTCATCGCCGACTTTTGCCTGCGAAAAGGAGGGAATTATGTCAATGTATTTGACATTTTTCCCGATTGCCGACTTTGCGATTTCGAGGGTCGCTTTCCCGTTTTCGTCGAAGTCGAGCAATATTTCCTTCGACTCCGTCGTATCGTCGAAGAACGTCGTCGTTATTTCCGCGGTTTCGCCGCCGAACGCAACGGATACCAGTGCGAATGCGCTTATGAATAGAAAAAATTTCATGGATACTACGCTTTCCAGTTGAATGTTCGTATTTTTCCGTTGAGCTTCCATTTTTGCGGCGTGAGCGTCTCGAACCAATCGAGTGCCCGACCGGTCGGCAGAGTTTTCGATGCCAGCTCGAAACATTTTTTAATACATTCGCGCTGTTCCGCACCTACCGCTTTCGGCTGGGGAGAAATAAATAGAGGCGTGCCGCTTTCGGCAAGCAATTCCATCCACTGCCTGTTCAATTCCCATTTGATGTCCACCCGCAACCCGACGCAGTCGGCGTCGCACGAATAAAACGCGTTGTGCTGGGGAGCGCGGAACGCGAGCGTGTTTACGCCCATTTTAAGGGTACGCGCCCATTCCAAACCGCTGGTATCGTCTCCCGTACGCTGCAATTCGAACAAGCCCGCCGAAAGATGCGAAAACGTATTGCAACCTATGACGTACATGTCGCCGCATTCGCGACGTATCAGCCTGTATAAATCGAGAACAACCTCGGCGTTGGTTTTTGTTTTGTCGTAAAACGACCAATCTCCGCGCGTCATGTCGGCGGAGGCAAACATTTCAAAACCCCATTTCCCGAAAATGTCGTACGAGGAATAGTCGTGTTTGATCATTTCGATGCCCCATGCGGAGTATGCCGCAAAACACTCCTTTATATAGTCCCTGTTGCGCCGGATTGTCGGGTCGAGGTATCTGTAATTTTGCGGGTTGTTTGCGTGTGCATTTGGAGAGAGAAGAATTTCCTCCGAAGCGTTGTCGGGCGCACACAGAGGACGCATCCACAAACCGGGGCGCATTCCGCGCCTTTTGATTTCGTCGGCGAGACTTTTCATGTCGGGGAATAATTCGTTCGACTTTCTGAAATCGTCGCTCCAACCGCCGCGGGATCGGGGGTGTTTCGACGAAATTTTGTTCCAACCACCGTCTATTAGACAAAACGGTTTATTGTCGTTGCGTGGAATCAAATCGCCGACCAAATCGGTCAATTCGAGAATCAGCTTTTCGGAATTTTTGCCGTATGCAAAATACCAATCGTTGATTCCGTAGACAGGCTGTTTTGGCAGTCTCGGGTTCGGGCACATTTCTTTGCAGAAATTATGGATTGCATCAAACGGAGATTCCGACACTTTCCCATTTCGCGCGACGACAGACGCCATTTCAAGCACCCTTCCGCCAAGTCTTACGCCGTTCGAACCGTTGCGGACGTCCGCCTTCAACACAAGCCTGTCGGGCGAAACAATCCAAGAGCAGAAAGAGTTGCATTGCGTCATAACGCCGACGCAGTTGCAAACCGTTCCGTCATATTCGGCAAAATACCACGGGAAAACGCGTTTTTCACCGAGACCGCCCCAATGCAGGTCGCCGTATCCGCGTTCCCAATGGTCGTTAAGATATTTGGAGGCGGCGGAATTGGAGACATTCCACGTTATAAAAACAAACTTGGGGTTTTCCCTCGGGCTTTTTAGCGAAAATTCCGTTTTTTTATCCGACACCGCAACAAATAATTCGATTTCCCCGCATTTATACGAACCGCTGTCTTTGCAATAAACAGGCGAATGCCTTCCCGTTTCCGTTTCGATTTCGACGGAATCTGGCAGTTTGAATTTTCGGAAATGTCCGCCGTCAAACAATGCGCACGAAACGATTGATTCCGATACGGACAACGCGCCCAATGCGGCAAACGTATTTTTTATAAATTTTCTTCTGTTCATCGTAGTTCCATATATTTTAGTATACTCTGATTTCGAATACCGAAGCGTACTTCGAGCCGTTTGTGGCGAGTGCATGCAAACGCCGGAATTTCTTGAAAAAATATCCAAGTGTATTCCTATAAAATGATATTAACGATGTTTTGAATACGGAGTCGGCAATGCAACACGAAGTTGCATTGCCGACGTACCCACCACTTATAACTCAAAAGAGTTTCCGACTTCTATGACGAATTTGCCGTCGGATTTTTTCCAATCTGCCGATACCTTGTCCTCCGGCATGAGGTATTCTGGGACAAGCAGCCTACGCTTTACCGTGTCGTTCTTGCCCTTTTTGAACGCAAGCTTCGCGAGTTTGCCGCCGCGGATTTCCGCATCGACCCATCCGCCGCCGTATGCGGGAAGCGAGAACGAATAGTCTTTCCATTTTTTCGGCGCGCCTGTTGCTATGTTTATGTCGCCGTTTTCGCGCGGCATTACAAGCATCTGGTTTAGGGCGAGCACATAAGACCCCGCCGACGTGGAAAACCACGGACATGTGCGCACTTTCGGCTCGTTGATTTCCCACGTTTCGCCGAAATATCCCGTACCCGCCGCGTTTGTGGACATCAATTGCTCTGGGCCAACATTGTCCTCTATGACAGCGAGAGCCGAGGACAGCCAACCCGCATACCACGAGCATATCGAATTGCCCATCGGATACATGTTGCCTGCGGTGCTCAGATTTTTAATGAAATCGTATGCCGCCGAAACCGCCTTTTTGTCGGTTTTGTCGAAGACGGGATACGGGAATAATCCGCTGACGACCGCAATGCTCTTTTCCTTGCAACCCGCAAACGGAACGTACATTTCGTCGGTTTGGGGGAGCGATTCGCGTAGCTTCTTGGCGGCGTCGCGCAATTTCTTTGCGTAGTCGGCGTCGACTCCGAGAATGTCTGCGGCTTTCGCGGCGCATTCAAAATTGTAAATTATGCCGCAGGAAGTAAAAAACGGATTGGGACATGCGGGGCCGAGGCGTTCCAAGTCCGTACATTTCCCGACGACGAGCTTGTCGCCGTTTTCCTGCAACATGTGCGAATAGAAGAACGCGGCGCATTCGCGCATTACGGGATAGGCGTTCTTTTCGAGAAATTCCCTATCGCCCGAGTACAGATAGTTGCCCCAAAGCCCGGACGCGACGTGCGACATATGGAAAACGTGGTCAATCCAGAAACCCGCGGGATTCGGTGCGCCCTCCCTGCCGTCTTCGAGGGTTTCCCACGGATAGCGCGCGCCGTATTTTTTGTCGCTCATATCGAAGTAATGGCGTACGCGGGCTTTTGCGATGTTCAAAAC
The Opitutia bacterium KCR 482 genome window above contains:
- a CDS encoding transposase — translated: MHAQTVSPFGSLACGKISFALRLNCKQAQEEVKWNRKLTYPLRKRGDRLKAEERERLEKFFVNNPAIKLAYEFKERLCELLNRKHQTAKECKRNIRELKTMMKQMKYEATQEFERIAETISDWFAPIIRMWRFTKNNGITEGFHRKMKLIQRMAYGYKNFQNYRLRVLVLCGVFH
- a CDS encoding ADP-ribosylglycohydrolase family protein; the encoded protein is MKILYMVVGACLAASVCVAELPKQAKFSKTQLYDKIKGGWAGQMIGCSYGGPTEFKFKFKRIPDDHEIPWKENNIIKATNLKGDFGGLYDDLYLDITFMDILERFGLDAPRREFKKAIAESKYPLWCANRQARVEYLDGMDPDAPVSWKTNINSNDIDFQIESDFAGLMSPALPQAALKYADTVGRAINGGEGFYCGAYVATMYSLAFVFDNPRDVVVESMKILPKKSFTYKIVSSISDYHAKNPNDWKSAWQMFTDKFCTSEIRSYLGNQHIYAPYNLAYIIIGLLYGDGDFGKTADISTRCGLDSDCNPSNACGILGAIQGYSKIPEKWLAPLRQHESTVFFTGTTYTCEKVYAVGFSHAIQTLKNHGAKVSNDGNISVELKMPEPIPFEYEPKLTKKSNVKLPVLNAKNTVVESEIDGLVVSCTIDGLGKKSPHREIDGICASVECWVDGKKVRTANFYFDEFKYPRNHELFRWTTEFDGKHKVRFELKNPHPKFEPLNLNLLGFKVEK
- a CDS encoding DUF5696 domain-containing protein, coding for MKFFLFISAFALVSVAFGGETAEITTTFFDDTTESKEILLDFDENGKATLEIAKSAIGKNVKYIDIIPSFSQAKVGDDGFFISSFGELTKFIPRKGKTTGISHDVNLMPIHGSKTPSGAFLTHIRGMRFAYLYKVEKIGDSYMNYVRFDFDKNPPYEDVKIDFVKFPETAGYVEMAKYYRSLRINKDGLKPIAEKMKKRPELAYAVEAPEIRILLGIKRSRPRIEEQIPENEPPVVVYNSLDDVALILDELKNAGVKKAEICLVGWNKGGHDGRYPQILPIEEKIGGEAKLRELIKKGQSMGYQMTCHANATDGYSIADCWNSEFVAKDRIGNFKWHTIGHGGRMYDLCLKRWYKLFSEEHFKAISDIGFRGLHYIDVVSSIYPYQCFDKRHPMTPSAGAKYARKIFGDSNKYFGGSYSEGGIDYAFETLDACLWVYVEHWFAWSSGLVDERIPFWQIVYNGIVLSTPWNRCSFPGYPGGKWETELGFFEFGGRPRCEYAPRLSQTPPEKRLESAKAFAKSIKRICDKFDKIAQLQLEFLDDRRELAPKVVYTKRSGGTEIVCNYSEKPYSYKGREVKPREYLIFRPDGTITDMR
- a CDS encoding acetylxylan esterase, with product MKTANSILKLAVSACLSVFVFSFVEVCAETVEYNGYSLRLKADRNGSLYKSGDIARFVLTASKGGKPANGIKLDGSITKDSVPIGKNFVGETKDGEFAVSETLCEAGFLKCDIRVFLPNENGGIDKVKLLAGAGFDVSEIKPSLPAPKDFDKYWVRQRKILSKIPLNVKMTKVATLVPDIEVYDVQADSFNGKMSAYIAFPKHALEKSLPALLTLHGAGVASSSKGTVEMWAKNGFLAMDMNAHGLPNGKPQSYYKALSIGELKDYWLKNCENRDTIFFRTLYMRIMRAMDVLTSQPQWDGKNLAVSGGSQGGGQALVAGGLDSRVNYVLAMYPALCDHGGAAVGRTTGWPHFTRVGEDGNYNRKAVEAARYIDAVNFAAKIRGRVFFMVNYADPVCEPTSCYAAYNNIKSGKEIWVNEESRHAPKRGTPTILQNKVVKILQKQGIAVKPRTDFNHTW